From one Bradyrhizobium sp. Ash2021 genomic stretch:
- a CDS encoding cupin domain-containing protein, with protein MSDGIDLSERLSSFSEHWSPRTVAQFNDCDVMVVKVKGEFVWHKHDDTDDFFLVLKGTLDIQLRDRTVTLGPGQMYIVPKGVEHRPVAKDEVHLLLIEPTGTPNTGDVETAAPRKTA; from the coding sequence ATGAGCGACGGGATTGATTTGTCAGAAAGACTGTCTTCGTTTTCCGAACACTGGTCGCCTCGAACCGTCGCGCAGTTCAACGATTGCGATGTCATGGTCGTCAAAGTGAAAGGCGAATTCGTCTGGCACAAGCATGACGACACCGATGATTTCTTTCTTGTCCTGAAGGGCACGCTGGACATTCAGCTTCGGGATCGAACGGTGACGCTTGGGCCGGGGCAAATGTACATCGTGCCGAAGGGCGTCGAGCATCGCCCCGTCGCAAAAGATGAGGTGCACTTGTTACTGATCGAGCCAACCGGGACACCCAACACCGGCGATGTCGAAACCGCTGCGCCGCGCAAGACGGCGTGA
- a CDS encoding rhodanese-like domain-containing protein: protein MSELRVLIEQYGLLVVFAAAFLSRMGLPVPAFPVLLTAAAMTAGTARGAGGLALAGVAGGLIADIGWFTASRRYGRSLLRFLCKISVSPDSCVRQTESVYARLGGLSLVVGKIMPGIGLISTALAGIADMSIVRFVALNCIGESLFIGLTVLLGVLFNSAILTFIETLAHLGAMGIALILGALAIYVVGRWWKRQLFIRELRMARITATELAEMIDRGETPVIIDVRPVDLRREDGVIPGAVFAHPADGTTSLAGFSGDLEVIVYCDCPKEASAVAAVRHLRQAGFRRIRPLLGGMDAWIAAGRAIARPEILPKSAREAVLRERRAS from the coding sequence ATGAGCGAATTGCGGGTCCTGATCGAACAATATGGACTGCTGGTCGTATTTGCGGCGGCCTTTCTGAGCCGCATGGGATTGCCGGTCCCGGCGTTTCCCGTCCTGCTCACCGCCGCGGCGATGACCGCGGGCACTGCTCGTGGGGCGGGAGGTCTGGCGCTGGCCGGAGTCGCGGGCGGGCTTATCGCGGATATCGGGTGGTTTACCGCAAGCCGGCGATACGGCCGCTCCCTGTTGAGATTTCTGTGCAAGATTTCCGTTTCGCCGGATTCCTGCGTCCGCCAGACCGAGAGCGTATATGCGAGACTTGGCGGCCTATCGCTCGTCGTGGGCAAGATCATGCCGGGCATCGGACTCATATCGACCGCGCTCGCTGGCATTGCAGACATGTCGATCGTCAGATTCGTCGCGCTGAACTGCATCGGCGAGTCTCTCTTCATCGGCCTGACCGTTCTCCTGGGCGTTCTGTTCAACTCGGCGATCCTCACGTTCATTGAGACGCTTGCCCATCTCGGCGCCATGGGCATCGCCTTGATCCTCGGCGCGCTTGCAATATACGTGGTCGGACGCTGGTGGAAGCGACAGCTCTTCATCCGTGAGCTCCGGATGGCCAGGATTACGGCCACTGAGCTTGCGGAGATGATCGACCGGGGTGAAACGCCTGTTATCATCGATGTCAGGCCGGTCGATCTCCGCCGAGAAGATGGCGTGATCCCCGGGGCCGTGTTCGCTCATCCCGCCGACGGGACGACATCGCTTGCGGGCTTTTCGGGCGACCTGGAAGTGATCGTCTACTGCGATTGTCCGAAGGAAGCCTCGGCAGTCGCTGCGGTTCGGCATCTGCGTCAGGCGGGCTTCCGCAGGATCAGGCCGCTTCTCGGCGGTATGGATGCCTGGATTGCGGCGGGGCGAGCGATCGCCCGGCCGGAGATACTGCCCAAATCCGCAAGGGAGGCAGTGCTACGCGAACGCCGTGCGTCGTAA
- a CDS encoding heme-binding protein has translation MIKFARNIALLAAVFSFSASAQTVQVRTLDQAGAESVLQAAKENARKRNAPSAIAVVDFAGDLLAFERMDGVRSASAELAIEKGRTAARLQRPTQEVEDSINHGRTAFVTAGIMSLRGGVPIVVNGKVVGAVGVAGRNKETDAGIAKEAADVVSSAAVANEP, from the coding sequence ATGATCAAATTTGCCAGGAACATTGCACTGTTGGCCGCTGTGTTCTCATTCTCAGCGAGCGCACAGACTGTCCAGGTCAGGACCCTCGACCAGGCCGGAGCCGAGAGCGTCCTGCAAGCCGCGAAGGAGAACGCGCGAAAGCGCAATGCGCCTTCGGCGATTGCAGTCGTCGATTTCGCCGGAGACTTGCTGGCTTTCGAGCGTATGGACGGTGTGCGGTCCGCGAGCGCGGAGCTCGCAATCGAGAAGGGACGAACGGCTGCGCGGCTGCAGCGCCCGACACAGGAGGTCGAGGACAGCATCAATCACGGCCGGACGGCCTTCGTCACCGCAGGCATCATGTCGCTACGCGGCGGCGTGCCGATCGTTGTCAACGGAAAGGTGGTGGGCGCCGTCGGTGTCGCAGGCAGGAACAAGGAGACCGACGCCGGCATCGCGAAAGAAGCGGCGGACGTCGTTAGCTCCGCAGCGGTAGCCAACGAACCGTAA
- a CDS encoding AraC family transcriptional regulator yields the protein MIAERTIIVANSVERRVQMLSSRADAQAETGSVIAYSPTEIVRRHFETWPGLKVETVQVKRRTSFEYRFRAPCHLLIAAELSEREHGETLLEGLPRSNQRILTHKLTFVPAGHDFYGSQKPRALARTINIYIDPQGPLTDPELRFGEIEFKPRLFFYDRNLWETALKLKVQVENRNLMHRQYGEALGVLLAHDLARINGNADPLSTSADRGGLAGWQQRRLAEYIEEHVSDDIPLAALAQLVQLSPYHLCRSFKRSFGMPPRKYHATRRIERAKQLLAERELPITTIALAVGFGETSSFTAAFHRLTGQAPSRYRRDLD from the coding sequence TTGATAGCTGAGCGCACGATCATCGTGGCCAATTCCGTTGAACGAAGGGTACAGATGCTTTCATCGCGAGCTGACGCGCAAGCTGAGACGGGCTCGGTCATTGCTTATTCGCCCACCGAGATCGTCAGACGCCATTTCGAGACGTGGCCTGGCCTCAAAGTCGAGACGGTCCAGGTGAAGCGGCGCACGTCTTTCGAATATCGCTTCAGAGCTCCCTGCCATCTCCTCATTGCGGCAGAGCTTTCGGAGCGAGAGCACGGAGAAACTCTGCTCGAGGGGCTGCCCCGGTCGAACCAACGCATCCTTACACATAAACTCACCTTCGTCCCCGCAGGACATGACTTTTACGGATCGCAGAAACCGCGTGCGTTGGCTCGTACAATAAACATTTACATCGATCCGCAGGGCCCTCTTACCGATCCAGAGCTGCGGTTCGGCGAGATTGAATTCAAGCCACGGCTGTTCTTCTATGACCGGAATCTGTGGGAGACGGCTCTCAAGCTCAAGGTCCAGGTGGAAAATCGCAACTTGATGCATCGGCAGTATGGGGAGGCATTGGGAGTTTTGTTGGCGCACGATCTCGCTCGCATCAATGGCAATGCCGATCCACTCAGCACATCGGCGGATCGAGGCGGTTTGGCAGGCTGGCAGCAAAGGCGACTAGCCGAATACATTGAGGAACACGTTTCTGATGACATTCCGCTCGCGGCCCTTGCGCAGTTGGTGCAGCTGAGCCCGTACCATCTCTGCAGATCTTTCAAGCGGTCCTTCGGCATGCCGCCGCGCAAATATCATGCAACGCGCCGCATCGAACGAGCGAAGCAGCTGTTGGCAGAGCGCGAACTGCCGATCACCACGATAGCGCTCGCGGTCGGATTCGGCGAAACCAGTTCATTTACGGCAGCCTTTCATCGGCTGACGGGACAAGCGCCGAGCCGATACCGCCGTGACCTCGATTGA
- a CDS encoding aquaporin, with protein sequence MSNQTATKLMAEFIGTFSFVFIGAGAAAVIGDGVGLPGIAAIALAHGLAIMAFAFAYGSVSGGHMNPAVTVGVLTAGAMDPIDAIGYIASQLVGGIAAALLLRALFGGVATGLGTPTLAHDLALGGVSLTITPVAGFIIEAVLAFFLVTVVLSTAVAGRAGNLAPLAIGMTLTFNILMGGALTGAAFNPARALGPMVATGKFDDAWLYMAAPIVGAIIAALLHTGLRWLSQEGMAPGRIAETPAE encoded by the coding sequence ATGTCCAACCAGACTGCAACGAAGCTCATGGCTGAGTTCATAGGCACGTTCTCATTCGTGTTCATCGGCGCCGGGGCCGCGGCCGTGATTGGCGATGGTGTCGGCCTGCCCGGCATAGCTGCGATTGCCCTGGCCCATGGCCTGGCCATCATGGCCTTCGCGTTTGCATACGGTTCTGTGTCGGGCGGGCACATGAACCCGGCGGTCACAGTCGGCGTGCTCACCGCTGGCGCCATGGATCCGATCGACGCCATTGGCTATATTGCCAGCCAGCTCGTTGGAGGCATCGCTGCTGCGCTCTTGCTGCGAGCCCTGTTCGGCGGCGTCGCCACCGGCCTCGGCACACCAACGCTCGCACACGACCTCGCTCTTGGCGGCGTGTCGCTCACAATCACGCCGGTTGCCGGCTTCATCATTGAGGCCGTGCTCGCGTTCTTCCTGGTCACGGTCGTACTCAGCACAGCCGTTGCCGGGCGAGCGGGCAATCTCGCGCCGCTCGCGATCGGAATGACGCTGACCTTCAACATTCTGATGGGAGGTGCGCTCACGGGCGCAGCTTTTAACCCGGCGCGTGCACTTGGCCCGATGGTTGCGACTGGCAAATTCGACGATGCCTGGCTGTACATGGCAGCTCCAATCGTCGGCGCCATCATCGCTGCTCTCCTGCACACGGGCCTTCGTTGGCTCTCCCAGGAGGGAATGGCGCCGGGGAGGATCGCCGAGACGCCCGCCGAATGA
- a CDS encoding catalase, whose translation MAKSPKLTTDSGAPVADNQNSLTAGPFGPVLIQDFHLLEKLAHQNRERIPERTVHAKGSGAYGTLTVTNDITKYTRAAALSKVGKKTEAFLRFSTVAGERGAADAERDVRGFALRFYTEEGNWDVVGNNTPVFFVRDPLKFPDFIHTQKRHPKTNLRSPTAMWDFWSLSPESLHQVTILMSDRGLPQSYRNVDGFGSHTYSFINASGERHWVKFHFKTMQGIKNWTNAEAGGKIAGDRETHQRDLYDAIARGEFPKWKFRVQVMPESDVGKHWYNPFDLTKIWPHKDYPLIEVGILELNRNPDNYFAEVEQAALTPANVVPGVGHSPDKMLQARIFSYADAHRYRVGVNAEQLSVNKPRCPVRTYHADGTMRLAGNPNPDAYYEPNSFGGPAQDNSVKEPPLKISGNADRYNHRDGNDDYRQAGDLFRLMSASQKEQLFDNIKAAMDGVPMEIVKRQVAHFYRADRDYGIGVATRMGISAKDLAAAQAAE comes from the coding sequence ATGGCAAAATCTCCCAAACTTACGACGGATAGCGGCGCGCCGGTCGCCGACAACCAGAACTCGCTGACCGCGGGACCGTTCGGCCCGGTGCTGATCCAGGACTTCCATTTGTTGGAAAAGCTGGCGCATCAGAACCGCGAACGGATTCCGGAGCGCACCGTGCACGCCAAGGGTTCGGGCGCCTACGGGACGCTGACCGTCACCAACGACATCACGAAGTATACGCGTGCCGCTGCGCTCTCGAAGGTAGGCAAGAAGACGGAAGCTTTCCTGCGCTTCTCCACCGTCGCCGGCGAGCGTGGAGCGGCGGATGCCGAGCGCGATGTGCGCGGTTTTGCGCTGCGCTTCTACACCGAGGAAGGCAACTGGGACGTCGTCGGCAACAACACCCCGGTGTTCTTCGTCCGCGATCCCCTGAAATTCCCGGACTTCATCCATACCCAGAAGCGTCATCCGAAGACCAACCTGCGCTCGCCGACTGCGATGTGGGATTTCTGGTCGCTGTCGCCGGAAAGCCTGCACCAGGTCACCATCCTGATGTCCGATCGCGGGCTGCCGCAGAGCTATCGCAACGTCGACGGTTTTGGCTCGCACACCTATTCCTTTATCAACGCGAGCGGCGAACGGCATTGGGTGAAGTTTCACTTCAAGACCATGCAGGGCATCAAGAACTGGACCAATGCAGAGGCCGGCGGGAAGATCGCAGGTGACCGCGAGACGCATCAGCGCGACCTCTATGACGCGATCGCCCGCGGCGAGTTTCCGAAATGGAAATTCCGCGTGCAGGTGATGCCGGAAAGCGACGTCGGCAAGCACTGGTACAACCCGTTCGACCTGACAAAAATCTGGCCGCACAAGGACTATCCGCTGATCGAGGTCGGCATCCTCGAACTCAACCGCAACCCGGACAATTACTTTGCCGAGGTCGAGCAGGCCGCCCTGACGCCGGCCAATGTCGTGCCGGGTGTCGGTCACTCGCCGGACAAAATGCTGCAGGCGCGCATCTTCTCCTATGCGGATGCGCACCGCTATCGCGTCGGAGTCAATGCCGAACAGCTGTCGGTCAACAAGCCGCGCTGCCCGGTGCGCACCTATCACGCCGACGGCACAATGCGGCTCGCCGGCAATCCCAACCCGGACGCCTATTACGAGCCGAACTCCTTTGGCGGGCCGGCGCAGGACAACAGCGTGAAGGAGCCGCCGCTGAAGATTTCCGGCAATGCCGATCGCTACAATCACCGCGACGGCAATGACGATTACCGCCAGGCCGGCGACCTGTTTCGCCTGATGAGCGCGAGCCAGAAGGAACAGCTGTTCGACAACATCAAGGCCGCGATGGACGGCGTACCGATGGAGATCGTCAAGCGCCAGGTCGCGCATTTCTATCGCGCCGACCGGGACTATGGCATCGGCGTCGCGACCCGCATGGGTATCTCAGCGAAGGATCTGGCCGCGGCGCAGGCCGCGGAGTAG
- a CDS encoding ABC transporter substrate-binding protein, protein MKRIIAALAITTSLVFAGSALAQTLDKVVKVGSLGDQSGLYADIGGPGSSVAAQMAIEDSGLLAKGWKIDLISADHQNKPDVGVNIGKQWIDVEKVDVFVDLASSGVGLAIANLAKEKNVVNLNSGSASSDLTGAQCSPNTVHWVYDTWMLANGTGKALVKSGGDTWFFLTADYAFGQALERDTAAVVTANGGKVLGGVKHPLNNADFSSFLLQAQSSKAKIIGLANAGGDTTNAIKQAAEFGIVAGGQKLAGMLLFITDVHSLGLKVAHGLNFTETFYWDMNDQTRAFTKRFNERFKKQPPTMVQAGVYSSLIHYFKALEALGGNPHDGRAMVAKMKEMPTDDPLFGKGSIRADGRKIHPAYLFEVKSPSESKYPWDYYKVIATIPADEAFIPLEKSVCSLVKKS, encoded by the coding sequence ATGAAACGAATTATTGCAGCGTTGGCGATCACCACGAGCCTGGTATTTGCCGGCAGCGCGTTGGCGCAAACGCTCGACAAGGTCGTCAAGGTCGGAAGCCTCGGCGACCAGTCGGGGCTCTATGCCGATATCGGCGGTCCCGGCTCCAGCGTCGCCGCGCAGATGGCGATCGAGGATTCCGGGCTCTTGGCCAAGGGCTGGAAAATCGATCTGATCTCGGCCGATCACCAGAACAAGCCCGACGTCGGCGTCAATATCGGCAAGCAGTGGATCGACGTCGAAAAGGTCGACGTGTTCGTCGACCTCGCCAGTTCCGGCGTGGGGCTCGCGATCGCCAACCTCGCCAAGGAAAAGAACGTCGTCAACCTGAACTCCGGCTCGGCGTCGTCCGACCTCACCGGCGCGCAATGCTCGCCCAACACCGTGCATTGGGTCTACGACACCTGGATGCTCGCCAACGGCACCGGCAAGGCGCTGGTCAAATCCGGCGGCGACACCTGGTTCTTCCTGACCGCGGACTACGCGTTTGGTCAGGCGCTGGAGCGCGACACCGCAGCGGTGGTCACCGCCAACGGCGGCAAGGTGCTCGGCGGCGTCAAGCACCCGCTGAACAACGCCGACTTCTCCTCCTTCCTGCTGCAGGCGCAAAGCTCGAAGGCGAAGATCATCGGATTGGCCAATGCCGGCGGCGACACCACCAACGCGATCAAGCAGGCGGCCGAATTCGGCATCGTCGCCGGCGGGCAGAAGCTTGCGGGCATGCTGCTGTTCATCACCGACGTGCATTCGCTCGGGCTCAAGGTCGCGCACGGCCTGAACTTCACCGAGACGTTCTACTGGGACATGAACGACCAGACCCGCGCCTTCACCAAGCGCTTCAACGAGAGGTTCAAGAAGCAACCTCCGACCATGGTCCAGGCTGGCGTTTATTCGTCGCTGATCCATTACTTCAAGGCGCTGGAAGCGCTGGGCGGCAATCCGCATGACGGCCGCGCGATGGTCGCCAAGATGAAGGAAATGCCGACCGACGATCCCTTGTTCGGCAAGGGCTCGATCCGCGCCGACGGCCGCAAGATCCACCCGGCCTATCTGTTCGAGGTGAAGAGCCCGTCGGAATCGAAATATCCGTGGGATTATTACAAGGTGATCGCCACCATTCCGGCGGATGAAGCCTTCATCCCGCTGGAAAAGAGCGTTTGCTCGCTGGTGAAGAAGAGCTGA
- a CDS encoding site-2 protease family protein, with product MNISLYDISVWVLPLIIAITFHEAAHGFVAHRLGDNTAWQLGRVSFNPLKHIDPFGTLVLPGILLLSHSPFLFGYAKPVPVNFRNLNHPRLDMVWVALAGPATNIILALAAAFAFHALPWAPANAAQWIADNLKNAFLINIVLAVFNMLPIPPLDGGRVAVGLLPKGLAMPLARLEPYGMLILIGLLILLPVLGAQLGLNLDVISAILRTLTGYVIRALLFVTGNA from the coding sequence TTGAACATCTCACTGTACGACATCTCCGTCTGGGTGTTGCCGCTCATCATCGCCATCACCTTCCATGAGGCCGCGCACGGCTTTGTCGCGCACCGGCTCGGCGACAACACCGCCTGGCAGCTCGGCCGGGTCAGTTTCAACCCCCTGAAGCATATCGACCCGTTCGGTACCCTGGTCCTGCCGGGGATATTGCTGCTGTCGCATTCGCCGTTCCTGTTCGGCTACGCCAAGCCGGTGCCGGTGAACTTTCGCAATTTGAACCACCCCCGGCTGGACATGGTCTGGGTGGCGCTGGCCGGGCCCGCCACCAACATCATCCTGGCGCTGGCGGCCGCATTCGCCTTCCATGCCCTGCCCTGGGCACCCGCAAACGCTGCACAATGGATCGCGGACAACCTTAAAAATGCATTCCTGATCAATATCGTACTGGCGGTCTTCAACATGCTGCCGATCCCGCCGCTGGACGGCGGCCGGGTCGCAGTGGGATTGCTGCCGAAGGGGCTGGCCATGCCGCTCGCCCGGCTGGAACCTTATGGCATGCTGATCCTGATCGGCCTTTTGATCCTGCTGCCGGTACTGGGCGCGCAGCTCGGCCTAAATCTTGATGTTATTTCGGCGATACTGCGGACACTGACCGGCTATGTGATCCGCGCGCTTCTCTTCGTCACCGGCAACGCTTAA
- a CDS encoding GFA family protein has translation MIGGCLCGGVRFKAEGEPLNVRICHCRTCQKAMGSPFFARALFDQRALTVEGETARYPSSDALDRVFCKTCGTRLFSRRTNGTVVGIALAAFDDRNAFAPTEHIWVSEKMDWVRLDDGLPQYQGTVPR, from the coding sequence ATGATAGGCGGATGCCTGTGCGGCGGGGTCAGGTTCAAGGCCGAGGGCGAGCCGCTCAACGTCCGGATCTGCCACTGCCGCACCTGCCAGAAGGCGATGGGATCGCCGTTCTTCGCCCGCGCGCTGTTCGACCAGCGCGCCTTGACGGTGGAAGGCGAAACCGCGCGCTATCCCTCGTCGGACGCGCTCGACCGGGTGTTCTGCAAGACCTGCGGCACCCGGCTGTTTTCCCGCCGCACGAATGGCACGGTGGTCGGCATCGCGCTGGCCGCCTTCGACGATCGCAACGCCTTTGCGCCGACCGAGCACATCTGGGTCTCCGAGAAGATGGACTGGGTGCGGCTCGACGACGGCCTGCCGCAATATCAGGGGACGGTTCCCCGGTGA